AGAAGATGACTTTGTAAGGCCAACAAATACACCGTCGTACAAAAAGCACCAATGCGCCAGCAGTGGCAGAATAACCATTAACGGAAGGTAGGTTAATGCTGCGCTCACAATATTTTGATGTTCAGTCAGTAAGCTTATTATACCGTGACCGCCAAAATAGAAGATAGCGCTGTAACCTATTGCAAAAAGCGATGACCAGAATAACCCTTGGTATGTTCTGCGTTTTATTTCTGACGCATTGTTTGCGCCTTTGGCTTCACCCACCAGCGCTTCTACTGCGTAGGCGACCCCATCTAATCCTAGCGCTATTAATACGAAAAACTGCAGTAGAATAGCATTCACTGCCGCCGGCATTTCTCCGAACCGCACGCCTTGTATCGTCAAAAACGCTAAGCAGGCTTGCAAGGCTAAATTACGCAATAGCATATCAGTGTTGAGTTTCATCAGTATCTTACGCGCTGCACGGTTGAACCAGCTTGCTTGTGGAGTAACACCCCTCACTTGCTTTAGGGCAACATACATCGCCATAAACGCCATGGAATATTCAGCAATAATACTGGCTAAGGCAACCCCAGCCACTGACATAGACAGCCCATAAACGAAGGTAATATCTAATCCTGCATTCACGAGGTTGCCGATTATCTGGATAATCATCACCGTGCGCGTTTTTTGCTGACCCACCAAATAACCGATAAGCGCTAAATTAAGCATAGCCGCTGGTGCGCCCCATACTCTAACCTGATAATACTCCGTCAAATGCACCGCCACTGCATCAGATGGGCTCGCCAATGCCAGTCCTGCTGTGAGTATAGGCGCTTGTAATATGAGTAAACCCAGCCCTAAGATGGAGGCGACAGCAAGGGTCTGCCAAAGCACTTTGGCAGAGGAAAGTGTTGCATCTTTATGCCCTCTTGCCTGTGCGCTTAAGCCTGTTGAAGACATGCGCAGAAAACCACACACCCAGTAAATTTGGGTAAGTATAAGCGCCCCCACTGCCGCACCGGCTAACATGGCGGGCGCCGACATATGCCCTAAAACAGCCGTATCCACCAAACCTAGCAAAGGAGTGGTAATATTGGCCAGGATCATGGGCAGCGCTAATGTGAGTAAGCGTGTATGATCGTGCCAAAACGTCTCAGATTGGCGTAGAGATTGCTTATCTTCTTGCACTCGCTTTTGCATTAATTATAGTCTCTGCATTAGTAGAACGCCGCGCTGACACGCAGTATAAAGCACTGCTATTAAATCAATTTCAACTCGGAGAAAACATGAAGTTTATCATGCCTTTCAATGTCATTTCGTGGATTAAATGTGACGCTATATTGGCGCAAATGAAAGGCAACCGACCACACTGGTTAGCACTTTTCTTTCTTGTTTGTTTTTCTGGCTATAGCCTGGCTGCTACTGATAACACTAGGCAGCCTACCCGTGAAATTCTTACTCAAAATGGTGTTATTTTGCTTTACCATCATGTGTCTGACAACACGCCGAAAAGCACCAGTATATCGCCTGAGGTGTTCAAACAACATATGGCGTATTTAAAGCAACATCACACAGTTTTGCCTTTAGCAAAGGTCGTTGATGCTATCCAAAGTAAAACACCTCTTCCTTCCAACACTGTGGTGATAACCTTTGACGACGGGTACGAAAACATCCTTAAAAATGCCCACCCCATTATGGTTGATATGGGCTTCCCATACACAATATTTATTAACCCAGGGGAAATTGGTACCAATAGAAGCCAACTCACGTGGGCACAAGTTGAGGCAATGCATAACGACGGCGTTACTTTCGCTAACCATACACTTGACCACTCGCATATGCTGGATGGCAGAGTTTCTTCTAACGGCGCTGATAGCGGAACTAATGACGAAGCATGGCTTAAAAAGGTATGGCAGAATGTTGCTGAAGCCGAGGCTATTATTGATAGCAAAATTGGCGAATCACTTAAATATTTGGCCTACCCCTTTGGTGAGTTCAACCAAAAGCTAGCAGATAAGCTGGCGCAAGAGGGTTACATTGCGTTCGGACAACACTCAGGCGCTATAGGCCCTCACAGTAATTTTCAAGCATTACCTCGCTTCCCTGCAGCTGGCCCTTATGCCAACTTAGAAACACTAAAAACCAAATTAAACAGTATTGCTATGCCGGTATTATCGACCAGCTTTGAAGGTGAGCATATCCCAGAGGTGCAAGGCGCTAGTGACGAATCGAGACTCCCCCCTATTACGCTAACGATTAAGGGCGATGATGTACGTTTACGCCAAGTAAATTGCTTCTTTTCTGGCTCACCAGTTGAAACGAGGGTTGAAGGCAATGCGGTTACCTTCAGTATTGCTCAAGCACTTCCTGTAGGCCGTTCGCGAGTAAATTGTACCGCTCCGAGCAACTCTCAATCAGGAAGGTATTATTGGTATTCTCAGCCATTTTTTGTGGCAGATAAAAACGGAAATTATCCAGATTAGTTAAGCTGAAAGTGCATGAACAAAACGCACGAAGGTGCCGTTCACTGATTGCTCTTTAAAATTAACGTTTTGATAAAACCGAATGGCAGCAACATTACTAATTTGTACGTCTAGTACCAATGCCTGCTTTTTAAGTTCTATGGCGTAATCACGCATGTGGGCAATCATAGCCTTGCCGATTCCGCCGCGCCGAGCAATGCTATCTACCGCCACGTGACCTAGCATAAGTTCTGTTGCACTTGGCGGCGTTAAGCCTACAGCAACCGCTTGATTGCGCATTAGCACTGCCATTGCATCATCGAGATTGTAGAAGGTGGTAATGCTGTCTAACGAAGCACGGTCAAATACGGGCCCCAACTTGGTATGCCACGCCGTAATGACACCTACAACAACGTCATCGACTACCGCAACCCAGTGATTATTGCAGCCATATTGCCCATACTTACCTTTCCATGCATGGGTTAAAAAATCGAGAGTATGGCTTGTATCGCCATTGCCAAAAACGGAAACCAATAGATCTTCAGCGGCACTTAATAATAAGGGAACCGCTTGGCCAGCATCAGACACAAGACCTTGTCGGATTTTTATATCCATGCCTCCCATACTCACCTATAGTGCCGAATTTGAACTAAATGATGATGTAATCACTGGCATGTCATTAAGTATTTGCTGTGCGTCACTAATCGACAACTTGCCAGGCTCACGTTTTGGCTTAAAACGCCCTATCACCTGTGCTTTAGGATTAATAAGCACTACCGACGCACTATGATCGACAAGATAATTAGGATTATCTGTACTTTCAGCAATTGCGTACATCATGCCCAAGTTTCGAGCGAAGGGGAATAAGGCTTTATGCACACCGGTCGCGGCAATAAAATTGGGGTTAAAGTAGCTAATGTATTCGTCGAGCCGATCTATTGAGTCACGATTAGGATCAATAGAAATAAACACCACTTTTATAGGAAATTCAGACTCAATGGCCTGCATTTGCGGGTAAATGCTGTTCAGTTCGGCCATCGTGGTAGGGCAAATATCGGGGCAAAACGTATAACCAAGAAACAACAAGCTCCACTGATTTTCTAGCGAAGCTTGGTTAAATTCATTACCTTTGCTGTCGGTCAGCGAAAAAGGCGCAATAGCACGAGGCTCAGGGTAAGCCTGAAAATACTCGGGTGAACTGCCATTAGACTGACCCGTAGGCGACAAATAAATTGCCCCAAACACCCCAGTCAATAATGCTAATAATGCAACAACGCCTACAAAAATCCGTCGGTTCATAAACTCAGTGGTACGTAGTGATCAAGCAACAATACTACAAACAATACCATGAGATGGACAATTGAGAACTTAAAAGTTTTCATCGCGGTTTGGCTAGTGGCCGCAAATTTCAGTTTTACCGCGTAATACATAAATCCGATGTTGAGAAGTGACGAGCCAACAAGATAAATCAAATCACTCATGCCCACCAAGTAAGGCAATAGGCAAACCAAGCTAAGTAACACGGTATAAAGTAACACCGATGTTTTGGTGAATTCTACGCCATGGGTGACCGGCAGCATGGGCACTTTCGCTTTCGCATAATCTTTTTCGCGATGAATAGCCAAGGCCCAAAAATGTGGGGGAGTCCACGTAAATACAATGAGTACTAACAACAACGCATGAGCATGAATTTCTCCAGTGACAGCAGTCCAGCCTAGAAGCGGTGGTGCAGCACCTGCGATACCACCAATCACAATATTTTGCGGCGTAGCCCGTTTTAAAAACATGGTATACACCACGGCATAGCCCACCAAGCTAGCAAGGGTAAGCCAAGCGGTAAGCATGTTCACCCATAAGCTCAATACAACAAAACCCATTACGCCAAGCCCTGCTGCAAACCAGGATGCTTTGGCGATACTCACTTTCCCTTTAGCCACAGGCCGATTGAAAGTGCGTGCCATTTGGCTGTCAATTTTATGGTCGACCACATGATTAATCACCGCGGCTGATGCCGATAACATACCAATCCCCAGTAACCCGCAAATTAAAGCAGTGGCGTCTACCCATCCAGGTGAAGCTAAGCACATTCCCACTACTGCCGTGAGTAAAAGTAACATCACTACGTTAGGCTTGGTCATTTCGTAGTAATCTCGCCAGCTAGCCCTTCCATGCTTATTTGTGGATGAATGCTTACCAGCGACAGCGGTATTTAAAGAGATAGATTTAGCCATGATGAGCTCCATGTGAGTAGGAGAGAGAAGACGTTGGGTGAGTGACCGACCATGTCAGCCAAATCATTGTGAGTAACAGTATGGCGGCAACTGCGTTGTGAGACACCGCTATAAACAAGGGTAAACTAAATAAAACATTACTGAGTCCTAGCGCCACCTGCGCGCACAAAACTGCAACCATTAGTACACATCCCTTTTTCACTGCAGATGATAAGGCACTACTTCGCAGCCAGCTAAATGCCAACACCGTAAGATAGACGAAGGTAATAAGAGCACCAAACCGATGCACTATATGCATGGTGGCTCGTTCACCATAATCATGGGCTCCAAATTCATAATTTTCGGCCTCTGGTACACTATAAGCACCTGAAAAATCTAATCTTTGCTGCCAACCCTCTTCGCAAATTGGCATATCGGTACAGGCGAGTGCGGCGTAGTTCGCCGAAGTCCAACCTCCTAAGGCTATTTGACCGACTAAAATGGCAATACCAACAAATGCCAGCGTGGCCATTTTGTTGCTCTTGTGCGAGCTAGGCTCAGCGCTAGGATTGGAGCCTAGTTCACTTATGCCAAAAAGATGATGCTTTCCTAGACGAAGGTAGAGTAAAAATAAGCACGCCAAAACCGTGAAGCCTCCTAACAAATGCCCCATCACTACTACCGGCAATAAGCTAAGAGTAACTGTCCACATACCTAACGCCGCTTGAAAAATGACAAGGCCGAGTAACAGCAAAGGAAGCTTAACAGGTGTGCCTTTGCGCCGCTGTTTTACTGCCAAAATAGCGATGGCAAGGATACAAAGCCCTAGCGCACCTGCAAAATAGCGGTGAATCATTTCATTCCATGCTTTATGTGCTTCAACAGGCCGGTCAGGATAAGCGGTATTGGCCGCTTCTACATTTTCATCTCCTGATGGCACTGTAAGATTGCCATAGCAACCTGGCCAATCAGGGCAACCAAGGCCAGCATCAGTAAGGCGAGTGTAAGCCCCTAAAATGATGACTACTGCGGCAAGAAAAAGGCTAAAAAGCACGAGTTTTTTCATAGCAACTCCTATCCAATACGAGACAGTTTTAGAAGTTTTTTAATGTCTGCCAGCATGCTTCGACTCTCCATTAAGGCTTTGTTTCTATCGCCGTCTATTTGGTAATACAGCATGGCGTTATTTAAGGTATCTACAATATAAACGCTCTTTTGCTCTAGGTTTGTTATAGGTGCAGCACTAACACTCAATGTATGAACGTTGGCGTATTCCGATAGCTGTTCAAGGGCCGCTACATCGCTTTGTTCAGTGAATAAAACTAAGGCTTCGGCTCGATCAGATTCTTTTCCAAGCGCCAGCCACACTTGATTAATACTAAACAATGCATTTTCACATATGGCATCACAATTTTCGGGCAAGACATACAACAAGCGCCATTTCGGCTCTGTGCCGTCTAAAAGCGATGAAACATCAATGGTAGGTTGCAGCAACGCACCTTTATTGGTAGCACCTTGGTTGAACCAATCATTCTCTAACGCAAGCTTAGCTAAAATCACGGGTAGCACAAACACGGCGACCATAATAATTAAGGTTTTCTTCGAGGCCGGATTACTCATATTGACGTCCTTTTTTCATAATTGCGAAACCGCCAATCAAGGCGGCTGCGATAGCAAGACCAAACCATTGAATGGCATAACCCAAGTGCTTTTCAGGAGGCATAACAACACTGTTATAACGCCTAACAAAAAGGTCATTCTTTGCGGTAAGTACTACTACATAGGGTAATAAGTTAAGTGATAGCAATTCACTGGCGGTACTGATTGAAATTTGCTGAATACGTGCCGGAAAGCGTGATGCTGATGTAAGCGTTTCTTTTACTAACGGGTTATGACTGGGCTGACTCACCACTCCTTCAAAATGCTGCGCGTCATGACTAATACTTACCGAAGGTAACGTACGCGAAAAATCCGGAGCAGGTAACCAACCATAGTTGACCAATACCCAGCCCGCATTGGTTTGCACTGGCGCAAGCACATCATAGCCAACTCGTTGCTCATGTATTTGATTATCGAGTAGCAATACTTTGTCGCCATCAGGCGTACCTTTGAAAGTAACCGCCCGATCTGTAGGGTCGGTTGTTGAAACTGCGTCTATCAGCGACAAGCTTCCTTTCCCCTGTTTTTCGGTTATGCTAACAATGCGTTGTTGCTTTTGCTCCATGCGATCCAGTTGCCAAAAACCCAAGCCACACATTGCTACTACGCATAAGCTGGTAATAATGATCGCAATTAATCTAGATGCTCGAACGTGATTCATTTGGCCAACCTGCGCACTACTATTGAGGTTTATATGTTGATAAAAATAATTTTGATTGCTTTGGTAATTTTCATGATCGCTAACCTATTTATGGCAATGAGAGTGATGATGAAAAACGACCCAAAAGACGGTCCAATGAGTAAATATATTGGTCGCAGGGTACTCACTTCTGTTGTTATCGTAGTGCTAATATTAGTGGCTATTGGCACTGGTTTAATAACGCCAAACCCCCGACCTTATTAGGGCTTGGCGATAGTCACAGTAATTACTATAAAACATAAACAAATAAGTAGAGCATAACCCACACTACGTCGACGAAATGCCAGTACCAACTGCCGGCTTGAAACGCAAAATGATTATGTGGTGTAAAGTGTCCTTTAAGTACTCTAAAGAACATCACGATTAGAATAATGGTGCCTAGTGTGACGTGCATACCGTGAAAGCCCGTCAGCATGAAAAAGGTATTTCCATAGATACCAGATTGTAGTGTTAAGCCTAGATCACGATAAGCGTGCACATACTCTTCCACCTGCAAGAATAAGAATCCAATTCCCAACAAGATAGTGACGCCTAACATAACGGTGAGTTGCTTGCGCTTATTCTGCTCTAAGCCAACATGGGCGAAGTGCAAGGTTACCGAGGAAATAAGTAGAATAATCGTATTAATGGTGGGTAGACCAAGAGCACTCATTTCTTGAGTAGAGATCCCCCCAGGGGTAGATAGCAAAGGCCACATAGCTTCAAAGGCCGGCCATAATACTTCGTTAGTCATTGCGTTATTCGACGCTCCTCCCAACCAAGGGACTGAAATGAAACGCGCGTAATAGAGTGCCCCAAAAAAGGCAGCAAAAAACATCACCTCAGAGAATATAAACCAACTCATGCCCTGACGGTAGGAACGGCCTAATTGGTCGCTATATAGCCCAGCCATAGACTCATCAATTTGGTTTTTGAACCAACCCACGAGCATTACCATTAACACCACAAACCCGGCGAGGAGGATATAACCTCCGTAACCCGATTCACCTCTCGTGGCTTCAATAACAAAATTACCTGCGCCAACCGCTATCAAAAATAGCGCCACCGCGCCTACAATAGGCCACGGGCTTTGTGCTGGTACATAGTACTTTTCATATTCTTGCTGCATTACTCTCTCCTTATCCCAATACCTGTGTTATTTACCACTTTCAGGTTGAGGGACCATGTAGGGATTCGGTTTTGTTTTGATATTTTCAGCTCGCGCTGTCACATCAAACAGTGTGTATTGCACAGTAAAATAGCTAATATCTTCTGGAAGCTGTGGGTCGACATAAAACTGCATAGGCATGTAAGCCTCGGCACCGGCCGCCAGCGGCTGTTGATTAAAACAGAAGCATTCCGTTTTATTCAGATAGAGTGCTGCCATACCCGGCGACACCGACGGTATGGCTTGGGCCATCATATTGTTAGATGCAGGATTTCTTACGTAAAACGACACCGTATTAAGCTCCCCAGGGTGCACTTTCATACGACTAGTTTGCGCACGAAATTCCCACGGCATACCGGTATTAGTTCGGGTGATAAATTCCACCGTTACCTCACGGCTTTCATCTATTTCGATAGACTCATATACAGCAGCCGTATTCTCGGTTTTACCGTTAATACCGGTAACATCGCAAAATACGTCGTAAAGTGGCACTAGAGCGAACCCAAAACCAAACATGCCAAACACAATAACGACGAGTTTTATCACCATTTTGTTGTTTGCATTTGCTTGTGTCATGGGTAGCTCCCGTGCCTACTTTTTGTGCTGATACATCACCACAATTTAGCGACTACAATGCCTGCTTTGCTTTCATTACCTGTGCTGCTTGTCTTATTTCCTACTTAACAACCGGCGGCGTTTCAAAGGTGTGATAGGGCGCAGGAGAGGGAATTTCCCACTCTAGTCCCTCAGCACCTTCCCACACTTGGGCAGATACTGGCTCACCCTGCTTCTTACAGGCTTTAATCAACAGTGCTAAGAAGATTAACTGCGACAGCCCAAAGGCAAAGCCGCCAAGGCTTATCCACTTATTAAAGTCGGCAAACTGTAAGGCGTAGTCAGGAATACGACGTGGCATACCAGCCAGCCCCACAAAGTGCATCGGGAAGAACAACACATTTACCGACACAAGTGAGCACCAGAAATGCCATTTTGCTAGCGCCGTGTCGTACATTTTCCCTGTCCACTTGGGTAACCAATAATATACCGCAGCCATAATCGAGAAGATGGCGCCGGTGACCAGTACGTAGTGGAAATGTGCGACCACGAAATAGGTATCGTGGTATTGGAAGTCCACCGGCACGATGGCCAGCATTAATCCTGACAAGCCCCCAATGGTAAACAATACGATAAACGCAATGGCAAACATCATGGGCATTTCAAAGGTTAGAGAGCCCCGCCACATAGTCGCCACCCAGTTAAAGACCTTCACGCCTGTAGGCACCGAGATAAGCATAGTGGCAAACATGAAGAACATTTCCATATACACCGGCATGCCGGTGGTAAACATATGGTGAGCCCATACCACAAAGGACAACAGCGCAATAGAGCCGGTGGCGTACACCATTGATGCGTAGCCAAACAGTTTTTTACGGGAAAACGTAGGGACAATTTGAGAGATAATACCAAAGGCCGGCAATATCATGATGTACACCTCAGGGTGCCCAAAGAACCAAAAGATATGCTGGAACATAACGGGGTCACCACCACCTGCTGCATCAAAGAAGCTGGTGCCAAAGAACTTATCTGTCAGCACCATGGTGACCGCCCCGGCTAACACTGGCATTACTGCAATAAGCAAGAAAGCAGTGATAAGCCAAGTCCACACGAATAAAGGCATTTTCATCCACGTCATGCCAGGAGCTCGCATGTTGAATATGGTCACAATGACGTTAATAGCCCCCATAATGGAGGAGATACCCATGATATGTACCGAGAACACAAACAATGCGGTTGAGTCACCACTGTAGGTGGTGGAAAGCGGGGCATAGAAGGTCCAACCAAATGCCGGACCGCCGCCCTCTAAAAATAGCGAGCTAAGCAGAATAAGAAAGGCGCCAGGTAATATCCAAAAGCTCCAGTTATTCATTCGCGGCAGAGCCATGTCTGGTGCACCTATCATCATAGGAATTAGCCAGTTTGCAAGCCCCGTAAAGGCTGGCATTACCGCACCAAATACCATGATAAGGCCGTGCACAGTCGTCATTTGATTAAAGAAGTTTGGCACAACAATTTGTAATCCAGGCTGAAATAGCTCAGCACGGATCACCATGGCCATGGCACCACCAATCAAAAACATGATAAAGGCGAACCATAAATACAAGGTGCCTATATCTTTGTGGTTAGTGGTAAACAGCCATCGGGTTATTCCTTTTGGAATATGACTATGATAGTCATGATCTTCGTGATGCGCCGAGGTATCCGGCGCAATGACATCAGTTGCTTTACTCATTACGCACTCCTAGTTCCCATTAACGACGGCGTTAACATCTTTAGCCTGCACCATATCACCCGTGTTATTGCCCCACGCATTTCGTTCGTAGGTCACCACAGCCGCAATGTCTTTCAGGCTTAGCATTTTTCCGAACGCCTGCATGGCTGTGCCGGTTTTACCGTTTAACACAATATCGATATGTGCAGTTTGGTCTTCAAGCACCATCTCACTGCCTTTAAGCGCAGGGAAAACGCCGGGTAGCCCCTCGCCGTTAGGCATATGGCAAGCCGCACAAGTAGCGTTGTAAACCCGCTTGCCTTCATCCATAAGTTCATCCATCGACATATTCATCGACAGTAAACGCTGCTCTTCTTCTTTCGCTTGGCGAGCGGCTTCTTCTTGTTCATTCATCCAAGCATCAAATTCGGCAGGCTCTTTAGCAATGACCACAACCGGCATAAAGCCATGATCTTTTCCGCAAAGCTCGGCACACTGTCCACGATAAATACCAGGCTCGTTCACCTTTGCCCAAGACTCATTAATAAACCCTGGATTAGCATCTTTTTTCACTGCAAAGTCCGGTACCCACCACGAGTGAATAACGTCATCAGAGGTAATAAGAAAGCGCACTTTTTGCCCTGTGGGGATTACCAACGGGCGGTCGACTTCCAACAGATAGTTCGCGCCTTTTTCGAATTTATTTTCAATTTGCTCTCGCTGCGTCGCCATTAACGAATAGAACTCAACGTCTCTGTCCATATACCGGTAATGCCACTTCCACTGGGAACCAGTAACGACAACGGTAAGATCGGGTTCGCTGGTATCTTCCATCGCTATAAGGGTTTTAGCGGCAGGAATAGCCATAAGAATAAGAATGATGAAAGGCACTACTGTCCATGCAATTTCCACTTTTACATTTTCATGGAAGTGAGCGGGCTTAGCGCCTCTGGATTTACGGTGCAAGTACATTGAGGCAAACATAACCCCGAAAACCGCAACAGCGATTGCGATACAGATAAAGAACATCAACATATGCAGGTCGTATACTTGACCACTTATGTCTGTTGCGCCTCGCCGCAAATTAATGGAAGAGCCTTCGCCCGTTGCTGCATCAGCAAACAGTAGTGGCGAAGTAAGCAAAAGTGGAAGCCCGTAAAGCCACTTTGTCGCTTGTGTCGCCGCTTGTGTCGTTACTCGTTTCACTCAACACCTCCGTTATAACAGAAGCATTAACGCAATAGATGCGCTGCGCTTCTGGCAACTGATACCCGAAATCCAACTCTTAACTTAACTGCCCAGCATTAGTTGTAAAACAAAGTTACAGCTATTGTTATTATTTTGTTAAAAACAGTATAAGAATTGCTCAATAAAACGCACAAGTCTAG
The nucleotide sequence above comes from Alteromonas naphthalenivorans. Encoded proteins:
- a CDS encoding MATE family efflux transporter; its protein translation is MILANITTPLLGLVDTAVLGHMSAPAMLAGAAVGALILTQIYWVCGFLRMSSTGLSAQARGHKDATLSSAKVLWQTLAVASILGLGLLILQAPILTAGLALASPSDAVAVHLTEYYQVRVWGAPAAMLNLALIGYLVGQQKTRTVMIIQIIGNLVNAGLDITFVYGLSMSVAGVALASIIAEYSMAFMAMYVALKQVRGVTPQASWFNRAARKILMKLNTDMLLRNLALQACLAFLTIQGVRFGEMPAAVNAILLQFFVLIALGLDGVAYAVEALVGEAKGANNASEIKRRTYQGLFWSSLFAIGYSAIFYFGGHGIISLLTEHQNIVSAALTYLPLMVILPLLAHWCFLYDGVFVGLTKSSSMRDTMIISALAVYFPVWFFTQSLGNISLWYALLAFLLARGITLGWSFERLSQRNALCDS
- a CDS encoding polysaccharide deacetylase family protein, whose product is MKFIMPFNVISWIKCDAILAQMKGNRPHWLALFFLVCFSGYSLAATDNTRQPTREILTQNGVILLYHHVSDNTPKSTSISPEVFKQHMAYLKQHHTVLPLAKVVDAIQSKTPLPSNTVVITFDDGYENILKNAHPIMVDMGFPYTIFINPGEIGTNRSQLTWAQVEAMHNDGVTFANHTLDHSHMLDGRVSSNGADSGTNDEAWLKKVWQNVAEAEAIIDSKIGESLKYLAYPFGEFNQKLADKLAQEGYIAFGQHSGAIGPHSNFQALPRFPAAGPYANLETLKTKLNSIAMPVLSTSFEGEHIPEVQGASDESRLPPITLTIKGDDVRLRQVNCFFSGSPVETRVEGNAVTFSIAQALPVGRSRVNCTAPSNSQSGRYYWYSQPFFVADKNGNYPD
- a CDS encoding GNAT family N-acetyltransferase; this translates as MDIKIRQGLVSDAGQAVPLLLSAAEDLLVSVFGNGDTSHTLDFLTHAWKGKYGQYGCNNHWVAVVDDVVVGVITAWHTKLGPVFDRASLDSITTFYNLDDAMAVLMRNQAVAVGLTPPSATELMLGHVAVDSIARRGGIGKAMIAHMRDYAIELKKQALVLDVQISNVAAIRFYQNVNFKEQSVNGTFVRFVHALSA
- a CDS encoding SCO family protein → MNRRIFVGVVALLALLTGVFGAIYLSPTGQSNGSSPEYFQAYPEPRAIAPFSLTDSKGNEFNQASLENQWSLLFLGYTFCPDICPTTMAELNSIYPQMQAIESEFPIKVVFISIDPNRDSIDRLDEYISYFNPNFIAATGVHKALFPFARNLGMMYAIAESTDNPNYLVDHSASVVLINPKAQVIGRFKPKREPGKLSISDAQQILNDMPVITSSFSSNSAL
- the cyoE gene encoding heme o synthase gives rise to the protein MAKSISLNTAVAGKHSSTNKHGRASWRDYYEMTKPNVVMLLLLTAVVGMCLASPGWVDATALICGLLGIGMLSASAAVINHVVDHKIDSQMARTFNRPVAKGKVSIAKASWFAAGLGVMGFVVLSLWVNMLTAWLTLASLVGYAVVYTMFLKRATPQNIVIGGIAGAAPPLLGWTAVTGEIHAHALLLVLIVFTWTPPHFWALAIHREKDYAKAKVPMLPVTHGVEFTKTSVLLYTVLLSLVCLLPYLVGMSDLIYLVGSSLLNIGFMYYAVKLKFAATSQTAMKTFKFSIVHLMVLFVVLLLDHYVPLSL
- a CDS encoding COX15/CtaA family protein translates to MKKLVLFSLFLAAVVIILGAYTRLTDAGLGCPDWPGCYGNLTVPSGDENVEAANTAYPDRPVEAHKAWNEMIHRYFAGALGLCILAIAILAVKQRRKGTPVKLPLLLLGLVIFQAALGMWTVTLSLLPVVVMGHLLGGFTVLACLFLLYLRLGKHHLFGISELGSNPSAEPSSHKSNKMATLAFVGIAILVGQIALGGWTSANYAALACTDMPICEEGWQQRLDFSGAYSVPEAENYEFGAHDYGERATMHIVHRFGALITFVYLTVLAFSWLRSSALSSAVKKGCVLMVAVLCAQVALGLSNVLFSLPLFIAVSHNAVAAILLLTMIWLTWSVTHPTSSLSYSHGAHHG
- a CDS encoding SURF1 family protein, which encodes MNHVRASRLIAIIITSLCVVAMCGLGFWQLDRMEQKQQRIVSITEKQGKGSLSLIDAVSTTDPTDRAVTFKGTPDGDKVLLLDNQIHEQRVGYDVLAPVQTNAGWVLVNYGWLPAPDFSRTLPSVSISHDAQHFEGVVSQPSHNPLVKETLTSASRFPARIQQISISTASELLSLNLLPYVVVLTAKNDLFVRRYNSVVMPPEKHLGYAIQWFGLAIAAALIGGFAIMKKGRQYE
- a CDS encoding DUF2909 domain-containing protein, which produces MLIKIILIALVIFMIANLFMAMRVMMKNDPKDGPMSKYIGRRVLTSVVIVVLILVAIGTGLITPNPRPY
- a CDS encoding cytochrome c oxidase subunit 3 is translated as MQQEYEKYYVPAQSPWPIVGAVALFLIAVGAGNFVIEATRGESGYGGYILLAGFVVLMVMLVGWFKNQIDESMAGLYSDQLGRSYRQGMSWFIFSEVMFFAAFFGALYYARFISVPWLGGASNNAMTNEVLWPAFEAMWPLLSTPGGISTQEMSALGLPTINTIILLISSVTLHFAHVGLEQNKRKQLTVMLGVTILLGIGFLFLQVEEYVHAYRDLGLTLQSGIYGNTFFMLTGFHGMHVTLGTIILIVMFFRVLKGHFTPHNHFAFQAGSWYWHFVDVVWVMLYLFVYVL
- a CDS encoding cytochrome c oxidase assembly protein, which gives rise to MTQANANNKMVIKLVVIVFGMFGFGFALVPLYDVFCDVTGINGKTENTAAVYESIEIDESREVTVEFITRTNTGMPWEFRAQTSRMKVHPGELNTVSFYVRNPASNNMMAQAIPSVSPGMAALYLNKTECFCFNQQPLAAGAEAYMPMQFYVDPQLPEDISYFTVQYTLFDVTARAENIKTKPNPYMVPQPESGK
- the ctaD gene encoding cytochrome c oxidase subunit I, translated to MSKATDVIAPDTSAHHEDHDYHSHIPKGITRWLFTTNHKDIGTLYLWFAFIMFLIGGAMAMVIRAELFQPGLQIVVPNFFNQMTTVHGLIMVFGAVMPAFTGLANWLIPMMIGAPDMALPRMNNWSFWILPGAFLILLSSLFLEGGGPAFGWTFYAPLSTTYSGDSTALFVFSVHIMGISSIMGAINVIVTIFNMRAPGMTWMKMPLFVWTWLITAFLLIAVMPVLAGAVTMVLTDKFFGTSFFDAAGGGDPVMFQHIFWFFGHPEVYIMILPAFGIISQIVPTFSRKKLFGYASMVYATGSIALLSFVVWAHHMFTTGMPVYMEMFFMFATMLISVPTGVKVFNWVATMWRGSLTFEMPMMFAIAFIVLFTIGGLSGLMLAIVPVDFQYHDTYFVVAHFHYVLVTGAIFSIMAAVYYWLPKWTGKMYDTALAKWHFWCSLVSVNVLFFPMHFVGLAGMPRRIPDYALQFADFNKWISLGGFAFGLSQLIFLALLIKACKKQGEPVSAQVWEGAEGLEWEIPSPAPYHTFETPPVVK